A window of Campylobacter pinnipediorum subsp. pinnipediorum contains these coding sequences:
- the truD gene encoding tRNA pseudouridine(13) synthase TruD, whose product MNQMQENTTFKPLYYLTHSPINVHFSKNSDDFVVREIPLYEPSGDGEHLLIQIQKKDLDTKQALQILSEVTGAKMRDFGYAGLKDKQGMTTQFITLPRKFEGNLNNFSHDKMKILSVNYHKNKLKIGHLKGNSFFIRLKKVMPSDALKLNEILNSIDKNGFANYFGYQRFGKFQDNAQSGLELLQHGTVNGKKIKNPKMKDFLVSAYQSELFNKYVSKRIEISRFVNDFSEKEICDIYKFDKDIVKKLKSQKQFFKLLPGEVLGHYPFGKCFLCEDLDSELQRFLKRDLTSCGLLIGSKAYKSVGLANEIENEIYKQAFEFESKMNGGRRFSWSYIENLSYKHNEETAQYSISFGLQKGSYATVVLEEILHKDIME is encoded by the coding sequence ATAAATCAAATGCAAGAAAACACCACTTTTAAGCCACTTTATTATTTGACACACTCACCTATAAATGTGCATTTTTCAAAAAACTCTGATGATTTTGTAGTAAGAGAGATACCGCTTTATGAACCAAGTGGAGATGGGGAACATCTGCTTATTCAAATTCAAAAAAAGGATCTAGATACCAAGCAAGCTTTGCAAATTTTAAGCGAAGTAACTGGTGCTAAGATGCGTGATTTTGGGTATGCTGGACTAAAAGATAAGCAAGGAATGACAACTCAATTTATTACATTGCCAAGAAAATTTGAGGGTAATTTAAATAATTTTTCACACGATAAAATGAAAATTTTAAGCGTAAATTATCATAAAAATAAGTTAAAAATAGGGCATTTAAAAGGTAATAGTTTTTTTATAAGACTTAAAAAAGTAATGCCAAGTGATGCTTTGAAACTAAATGAAATTTTAAATAGTATAGATAAAAATGGGTTTGCGAATTATTTTGGATATCAGCGTTTTGGCAAATTTCAAGATAATGCTCAAAGTGGTCTTGAACTTTTACAACATGGAACAGTTAATGGTAAAAAAATTAAAAACCCAAAAATGAAAGATTTTTTAGTTTCTGCATATCAGAGCGAACTATTTAATAAATATGTTAGCAAAAGGATTGAAATTTCAAGGTTTGTGAATGATTTTAGCGAAAAAGAGATATGTGATATTTATAAATTTGATAAAGATATTGTAAAGAAGCTAAAATCTCAAAAACAATTTTTTAAATTATTACCGGGCGAAGTTCTTGGGCACTATCCTTTTGGAAAATGCTTTTTGTGTGAAGATTTGGATAGTGAACTGCAAAGATTTTTAAAAAGAGATTTGACAAGTTGTGGTCTTTTGATTGGTTCTAAGGCTTATAAATCAGTTGGCTTAGCAAATGAAATAGAAAATGAAATTTATAAACAAGCCTTTGAATTTGAGTCAAAAATGAATGGCGGCAGAAGATTTTCTTGGAGCTATATTGAAAACCTAAGCTATAAACACAATGAAGAAACGGCACAATATAGCATAAGTTTTGGGCTACAAAAAGGCTCTTATGCTACTGTCGTTTTAGAAGAGATTTTGCATAAAGACATTATGGAATGA
- a CDS encoding thiamine-phosphate kinase has protein sequence MNKEAFAISCFNNEFIGDDGAVVGNFVYAKDLFVEGTHFLKHWLSLEQIGYKSMMVNISDIIVMNALPKYALLGLGVPKNTSSDDIKSISNGINIACKKYGVKIIGGDTIASDKIFISLTLIGELKNRPIYRKNLKTNDFLAFTGSLGGSLKGLRSLLNKGSVGKKSRFAKPILKDKFFYKASKFINSSMDISDGLGLDLEKLCLASRKGVKFIKRLNTLQMKSGEEYEILFSFSAKNLKKIKQISKQTRTKITIFAKATKGRYKSNARKHHF, from the coding sequence ATGAACAAAGAAGCTTTTGCAATAAGTTGTTTTAACAATGAATTTATAGGTGATGATGGAGCTGTTGTTGGCAATTTTGTTTATGCAAAAGATCTATTTGTGGAAGGCACTCATTTTTTAAAGCATTGGCTTAGTTTAGAGCAAATTGGCTACAAGTCAATGATGGTAAATATTTCAGATATAATTGTCATGAATGCTCTGCCAAAATATGCTCTTTTAGGGCTTGGAGTACCAAAAAATACAAGTTCAGATGATATAAAATCAATAAGTAATGGCATAAATATAGCTTGTAAAAAATACGGTGTTAAGATTATTGGTGGAGATACAATAGCCAGTGATAAAATTTTTATTAGCCTAACTCTTATTGGAGAGCTAAAAAATAGGCCGATTTATAGAAAGAACCTAAAAACTAATGATTTTTTGGCATTTACGGGTAGTTTGGGTGGTAGTCTTAAAGGTCTAAGGTCGCTTTTAAATAAAGGAAGTGTGGGTAAAAAAAGTAGATTTGCAAAGCCAATTTTAAAAGATAAGTTTTTTTACAAAGCATCAAAGTTTATAAACTCATCAATGGATATAAGCGATGGGCTAGGGCTTGATTTAGAAAAATTGTGCCTAGCTTCAAGAAAGGGTGTCAAGTTTATAAAAAGATTAAACACCTTACAGATGAAAAGCGGAGAAGAATATGAAATTTTATTTAGTTTTTCTGCTAAAAATCTTAAAAAGATTAAACAAATTTCAAAACAAACAAGAACTAAAATAACGATATTTGCAAAAGCAACGAAAGGAAGATATAAATCAAATGCAAGAAAACACCACTTTTAA